Part of the Musa acuminata AAA Group cultivar baxijiao chromosome BXJ3-10, Cavendish_Baxijiao_AAA, whole genome shotgun sequence genome, TTGTTCACCAAAAGGTTAGTTTATTCCTCAATTTTGCCCAAAATCTGAATATGTTTATGGTGTGCAGAAAACACCTGGTGATGTTTACAACTGGCGAAAATATGGGCAGAAGCAAGTGAAGAGCAGTGATAATGCACGAAGCTACTATAGATGCACAGATTCCAATTGTTCAGCTAAGAAAAAAGTTGAGCACTGTCCTGATGGCACTGTTGTGGAAGTAATCTATAGAGGTAAACACAACCATGACCCACCTCAAAAACATAGATACACAAGGGACAGAGGAGCTCAGTCTAGTGGACCCCCTGTAGAGAATGAAAGTTTAGACAATCCGAGCACTGAACCCGATGAATCAGATCCTTCAACATGTAAGGCTGAACAGAACTCTAACAATGAAACTCCTAAACAACAGTTGTACTGCTCAAGCGATTGTGAATTTGATGCTGGGACCAAGAGTGAAGAAGATATTGCCGAGGAACCAGATCCAAAACGAAGGCAAGTAGCTAAGCTGCATTAATGTGTTTCCTTTTTTCTGTTGGCTGTATATCATTTTTTAACTCTATTTTGCAGGCTTAGTGAAAACTCAAAAAGTTCTTCAGCGCCAATTCTTAAAACAATTAGGGAATACATCGTACAGACTGAAATTGATGTAAGACATTTGAGTGATGGCTACAAGTGGCGGAAATATGGACAAAAAATGGTGAAGGGAAATCATAATCCAAGGTATGCACATGTCACCGTAGTCTAGAACTATAATAATATTTGAGGCTCTAGCATAAGAAGGTTACTTATGAACATCTGGAAGTCACAGTCATTATTCCATTTGGATATTCTGTGTCAGTCGCACAACTCTCTAACTCACATCTTAGTTTTCCTTAAAGGTAGATTTTCAGTACTTATCAGACTATCAATTCATCTTATCACGTGAAGTTGTGTCTGGTATGTTATAATAGCAATGAGGCCCTATTAGTCTTCTGTTGGGAGATGATGGTGGCTGGATTGCTATATAGACTGACTGGCCTACAAGTGGTAACTGGGTCTAAGGCATTCTAGACTAGATGATGGTGGCTGGATTGCTATATAGACTGACTGGCCTGCAAGTAGTAACTGGGTCTAAGGCATTCTAGACCTGTAATTAAAGCCACTTAATACAAATTGTTTGGCAAATTAGGGTTGTCTCTTTGTAATGATTAGTGTTCAAGCAATTCCTTGAATTTTCAAGTGGGCTAATATATATGGACATGGTGCATTTCAGGTTGCTCTATATCAGAACCACCCTTAGGTTTGGAATCTAGCCTACAGACAATGATGGATAGGAAATTTCAAACTGTTGAGGATGTAAGGCCTTTGAGTGAAGGAAATTGTGATACCATAACATTCCCACATTGGAAGATTACTAATGATTGAATTGGCTATGAGTAGATGGATCTATTACTAATAACTTCAAACATTCTGTGACATTTGGCTTATttcatttaacatgtcatttaataTGCCATTTAATACATCATTATACTAGTATATCTATCAGCTCATTTCCACAAAAAGGTTCATACGTTAAGATTGTTAATAAGGTTTTTGTAACTAGTGGTCCAATGAAATATTATAAAGAGCAGTTTGTCTTTTAAAATTCATTGGATGAAGACAGAGCATCACTGTTGGAAAGAGCTTCGCTGGACCTAAAAGGCCAAGATGACATGAGATGGAAAGAGATGGTATGTACGCTAAAGCAAAAGACTTCAGATCTGGGTTTGACGTGGGCTTGGTACCTTTGTGGAATGATACAGAACTAATACATCAGGCCATATATCGACCCAATATGCACAACGTCAGTGAAAAAATGATAGGAAAATGAATACTAGCCATGCTAAGCGATATGGTCCTTGATCAGACCGGATAAATATTAGACAGTACGCACCAATTGGACATGTACTTGCAACCTTGTTTAAGTTGACtcatttttcattttcttttgtaGGGTGATGATAGGCTGTAAATTTACAAGAACCGTACTTGAATAGAACCGAACAAACATCATAAACGTAATCACCATGGACTATATGCTTTAGGAACTAGAATGCATATGATAGTGCTACAAATGGTTTGTTTCCAAAAGTTACTAATACTTGAAGCCTTTGAGATGACACTCGTAAAGCCTTATGGATTTGGACATGTAATGGGCATTCAATTACTAATTGGACACAACTAATGCTCCTTTTTGGTATGTAGATTTTTTAAACAGTCATCTAATGATGAGCCAAATTCATGATTGTTAACAGAAGTTGTGGTGAAGGCCAGATCCTAAAATGTTTAAGATCTTGGATTGAACTGCAAATAATTCCTAGTCATCTTGGATTGAACTGCAAATAATCTTTTGAATGAGTGATGTGATTAACAAATATGACTTGTTGGCCAAAATAGACTGTTCAATCCTGTTTCAAGCTTTGCAGCTAGCATCAGGTGTGTAAACAATAGTCAAGCTTGCACTTCATGCTGAGTTGTAACTAGTAGACAATCTTATTCTGGAAGGAGCATGGCATATAGCTTAACTCCATGGATAAATGTCATAAATATATAGACATTAGTAGTTGATGCAttaaattcttctttttttttgcagtTTAATGCTACTGTCCAGCTTTAATTCGTTTGAACCATTGCCTTTGATTTATTGCAGAAGCTACTATAGATGCACACACAGTGGGTGCCCCGTTCGTAAGCATGTTGAGAGAGTCTCGCATGATGCAAAAGCTCTTCTTATCACTTATGAGGGTGAGCACAATCATGACCAGCCAACCTCCAAGCCTGCCGGTGATACACCATTAACCACTTCACAAAGTAATGTTGCGGCAGGCATGTCTAGTGAACAACTCAGTACATCCAATTCTTTGTCTGTCGAACAATCCTCAAAGGAATCATGTCAGAATATTGTAGTTGAGGAAGTAGCTGGTGATAAGAAACTTGAACTTGGAGGTAATGGAGCATTGGAATCTGCTCAGGCTCTTCTAAGCATTGGATTCAGTTCATCATCCACGGAGGGCACCGGCAGAAATAATTCCGAGAGCATGAAAAGCCCTATTTTGACTGAAAATAGAGCTGCGGCCTCAGTCCAGAACACTTGATCGACAGGTTCCCTGCAATTTTGGTGCATGTTGTAGTTTACTTGCTTGCATTGCGAGCTCTTCCATTACTGTGTTTGCATCTGTATAGCCTTTGTAGTGGCATCGGTGATGCGACATCACCCCAGGAAAATCATCTTAGGATCGCAGTATCCATCTGGGGAGAGAAGAAACTGATTTCAGCTGTGAAACATGATGATATAATCTCTGCTTAGTGAAATATTTAGCTCCCTGAATAACTGACCCATCAACATCATTTGATTGTTTGTTTGTGAGGTTGCTTGTAGTTGTCTCGGTGAGGAAGGCTTCAAGAAATCTGGCAGATCTGCCCACTTTTGTCACTTCTTTTTTGAGTGCAAAGAATCAAGCATTGATGCATGCTGGCAGATGTTACCTCTTCGAGTGCAAAGAAAAGCATCACCACCACCTTTATGTTGTGGAAGCTACAGAGCGCAGTTATGGCAGCCTCAATCACCGGGAGCAAAGGTAAGAGCACGAGAAGTCTACCTTTTCATGGTGTGTGCGTGTAGTTTCAGCTTCTTTTTGCCTGTGATGGCCATCTCTTCCTGCTATGGTGGACTTGAGCTCTCTTTTGTTTTGCCGTCTTTAAATGGGGGACATGTGGCCCGGAGGTCATATCGCACCTATGCTCTGCACTCATGCTCATGTTGTGTGATTTGTGATCAACTTGGATGTCTATGGATTAAGTAGTTTGATAGAGGGGGGGGTTTGACTTTGAACCGCCTTCGCTTACCTGCATTGTGGTATTGACATCCAATAATGTCATGTTAGGTTTTATTTTGGACTACGTTAGTGTTCACGAGAATTTAAATGAGGAAGATTGTAATATCTTCGATTGCGACAACAATTGAATTGATTTGATGTATAAAGCCTTGATATGTAGAATACAGAAGATATGTAGAATACAGAAGAGGCACATAGCGATGATGAGAAGAGGTACATTATGGCCTGTGCATAAGTAATGGTTACTACTAACCAGTAGCATTTGCTGCAGTTGGCAATTTTGCATGTCTTTGTATCCAAACACAAAGTCAATCAAGTAGGTAATTGTAGAAATAGTCTAAATAAATAATCACCTGGTAACATCATCCATAGACTGTTTCATACTTCACACAGAAATAGAAATCCCTAATCAGAGCCAATTCAATGCTCTGTATTTACCATGAAGCTATTTATTACTGCATGCCTTTGTATTGAAGTACAAACCACCATTTTCCATGTTCCAAAACCTGATTTTGAGCTGGTCAATGATATCACAGCAATAATTTGTTCACTACCAACTCCTCCGCAAACCTCTATTGCTGTCTGTTGGGACCTGCAAATAATTGTTAGCATAGTCGTCGGGAGCGAGCCCTACATTTTCCTCTGACAGAAAAGGTTGGCCTCTGAGTATGATTTACAAACCAAGGAGTGCATTAATTTCACAAACATTTTATTTACAAAGGGCTTCTACCTTCACTTCTGCAAGGGGTAACCCAGCAGAAGCAGTATGAATGGTGCACATAAGATAACTCACCCATCTAAAACAACTAGGAAATGTTCTACTCATCCATAGCTCTTGATAATTCCAAATCAATTCCTACTGTCAGTTCCTGACCTGTATCGGTTTTCTCTTCTACTTTGGTGTTAATATTTCTCTTGGCATCATTTGCCTCATCTGCGCTTGGTGACGCAGCTGCTACACACTCCTGGAACCGGAAGCAGCTGATGAGGTGGTCATTCGTCAGTCCGGAAGACTGCATGAAGGAGTATATGACTGTCGGACCCACGCTGCGAAAACCCCTTTTAACGAGGTCTTTGCTGATGACATCTGCTTTTGGGGTCTTCACGGGAACCTGACGTGGATAGCGAAATTTGCTGACAATGGGTTTGTAGTTCACAAAGCTCCAGCAGTATTTATCGAATGATCCAAACTCATCTGTTATCTGTACCAATACATGACAACAAGCATAGCTAACACAGTGAGATAAGTGGTACGTGACTCGGATCATGGCACAGATTAGTCTAGTCAGTCCATTGGCAAACATTTCCATTTTATTCATGCTTTACCAtgaaaattttctaaaatagCCAGATTTCCTACAGTTTCTAAAACTCAATTCGGTCAAGTGCACATGCAAtaactatctcaaaagaagaaatgTGGAAGTCTAACTTATGTCAATTATGGAGAGAAATGATCGAAAACCGACAGGAAAATAAGCGGATCAACCTTGAGTATCTGGCGTGCATTCTCAATGATGGCTCGGAGCTTTGGCTCTGACAAAAGGGAGCTAGAAGTGCTTCCAGGCACTAAAATCTTCTTCTCATTCAATTTGGAGACTGCAACAGGGTCGAAGTCCAGAAAAACTTCCCTGAAAAGGTGCAGCATCTCTAATTGTTAAGTTAATGATTGgcattatattttttttgtccaaattgTTCCAAGTAGTACCTAAAAATGTGCCTTTTGCTGAGGATAACGGGCCATGTAAGCTCAGCTAATGCACCTGATAGTACAAGAAGTTCAAATAATTTCCTGTAGAGTGTTCAGGAAAACCAAAAACCATAAAAATTCAATGAGAAAAACTTTGGCCTGTCTATAAAATTGAGAAAAAGAAAGGTCAATGCTGCATACCTATCATCATGGACAGGAATTCCCCATTCTTCATCATGAAAAGAAGCATAACATGGCTCTGTTGCAACGAAATAAAACTATGTTTAGGTTTACTGCAAATGAGCGTAAAGCAAACAATACATGAATATCAAACAAAATTGttttacaaaataaaaaagatgaagaaCGCCATAAATTAAATGCAACAATTTATGATACGATCAGACAAAATAATCAGTCTTTGAAATGAATGGAAATTCAACATAACCAGCTTATCAGCAATATCATCAGATTAGTTCAATATCACTCAGACGATCAAAAAACTTCTGAAGATTATAATCGGCAAGTTGTTTTCAGCTCAAACATGGCAGGAAAAGAAAATTTCTTCTTTAATAAACAAAAAAGCCATCATGATGAGTTACATCACAAGAACATGCAAACAATAACTCATCAAAAATACATTCTAGCACCACAGTTCTGAGGTTAGAACGTGAAGGAAGAATATGTGTGGACTTGTAAGCAATTGATAGAGGCCAACAGATCTCTTCAGAGAAGCTGAAGTGCAGCAGAATGGCAGctgcagctctctctctctctctctctctctctctcacatatatatacatatatatgtatacatatgtatgtgtatgtatacatacgtatatgtgtatgtatacaaatgtgtatatatatatatatatatatatatatatatatatgtatatatatataaattcttcTATTTTAAGAGTTAaaggtatattattattattattattattattattattattattattaacaaaaaaatacCACCTTGTCCATGAACAAGTAATCCTATCAAAGATCAACCATTTACTTAGCTCCACGGATGGAGAAACAGACCAAGGCATAATAAACAATAAAAACTGTGAATCCAAGATGCAGGGGAAACAAACAGACTCACCTGTATTGGGTGTCACCCATGCACACTTCTTCTTTCCCTGCACAACTTCTGGTGGAGGTACGGCTGAATCATCTGAAACATTCTTTTCTGCCTTGTCCAGAGTCTTGCCAATCCTTGGAGTGCTCTGCCTCCGTTTGTTGGTTAAGCTTGTCCTGCCAATTTTTCCTATGGAGGCTCGGCTGCAAAATGAATCCGTCGATGCATCAGAGGAGCAAGAAGCATTGAGCGACAGGTTAGACTGCAGCAGCATCTCATGCCTCCTAATCACTGAGGGAGCACTGAAACTAGATCTAAAATGTGGCAGGTCAGCTGAAGGACTCGAAGCCTTCTTTTTCCCCTCAGCTGCTACAATCTCTGTGCTCTCGGTTTTACTCGGAGGCTTCGAAGCTGGTTTCCGAGCAGTCGCCATTGATCTGGCCTTGTTCCCACCGGGCACAAGGACGGGCCTTGCCTCAGAATCGCTCACATTGAGGGAACGGACTTTAGGAGCTCCCGACATGTCTCCAAAATCCAATCGTTTCAAGAGATCTCAGCActttttttgccaaaatcgaccaAAATCCTGCACTTGTACAGAAGAATCAAATCAAAGATGGAATTTTTGAGCGACAATCTCAAGGCACCTCGACCCTCGGCACATTTAAAAACCGACAGCAAGCTAAATCAAAAGCCGCTAACTCCAACTGCAGCTTGGCCAAAAACATGCGCCAAAAGAAGCCCTTTTTAGTCCACAAGACCCAACAGTAGCGCCGGTTCCGAACCAACCTAGGGTTTCCAAGGCAGCCATTCTCTCTCAACCCACCCACCAAACCCGACAAAGCTCAAAATCGATGCCACATTGCCGAGACCGGTGCATATCGACACCGAAACCCTTGACCGAGGGACCCACCCGGAGCTCGGGAGCCCTAAAATCGCCACCTAGAGCCAGGGAAGCAGCTGCGGATCGACTCACCGGAGACCTGATCGAAGACGAGGAGCCCCAGAGGGCTCCGAGAAGCAGCCGATCGGGTGGCAAGCAGCGGCCAGAGTCGGGAAACGGAGGGGCGTTTGCAGACTGAGAGAACGAGACAAGAGGGCGAAGACTGTGTGTTACGGTCGCGAGAGACGGGAAGGGTGGGTTTGGCCTCTCAAATGCGGAGACCGGAAGATACCGGTGGGGAGCAGGTAGACGACCGGGTGCAGCCGGTAGCCGGTATAACTTTCCTACATGAAAATACTAGAAAGCTCACAAAGCCTCATGTTATTACGGCATTGCCATTGCCATTGCCATTGCATTTGCTTTGTGAACTCCAACTTTCTCCTTTTGtgattaaaagaaaaaggaaataaaaaaataatattatttcttaTCTTCTTaactttaaattaatatttaaatattttaagattattattttttctttcaaaatttaTTTAAGAGGTTGTCAGAATTCAAGTTTAGATTGAGTCAATGAAAAATTGTGTACCATATACTTCatagttttcaatttttttttgatataagtaagaaatatttaaatttattgttTTCTTCTTTATGTCTGATAGTTAATCTCTAATTtgtatttgtgttttttttttgtagtttttAGATCTTCAACATAGCTTCTTAAGATGACAAAACATTTGTGATTAACTAAGATGAAGCATAATTAGAAGTTTTTCAAGCTTAAGCTTTGAAGTAGTCAAGCACAAAGCACAACTTTAAGAACTTAATTTATGAACTGGAGCTGCTGATGTTTCAATTCAATCTTTGCAAGTGAAAACAACATGACAACCAATGTGTGATGTCATTTCCACATTGCCATGTTCACTGGGTAGGTGTGAGATTTATCTGATGTCTTCATCTTCCTATTGAAGGTAGGGAGTGTTAAGTACTACAATGACTCAGATGAACTATATtatgttgagagagagagagagagtgcagcAGAAGTCCATTCATGGCTAGAGGAGTGCTGCAATAGCCTCAAAATCTCACTCAATAACCTTATAGCAGATGGATCTTTCCTCCATTTTGTCATTGTTTCCATTGGTGTTTCTGTGTGTttggatgagaaacttgttgagtcCAAGCTAACAAACAATTTTGGTAGCAGgtgttttgttttatgttcttggcATTGCTTTCACTGCATTCCTTCAGATTATCTGAAAGGAGAAACCTTTTTTTCTGAGTACAACAATAACTTTTTCTTTTCACTTCTTCTGTTTACTATAGTTTAGGGATTGATATTTTACCCTATAGAGAGATGATGCATGAGCATTGACTTGATGaaagatgatgaaattaattttatGGATCCCTCATGCCAacatcgataaaaaaaaaaaaaaaattgaatcaataataattttagaaaaatatttatttaccaTGAGGATCATCACGCCACGAATAGAAAATCATTCGATGATCAATGATGATACAAGTATTTTCTTATAATCCTTTTCGTAGGATCCGATAAAGATATATTTTAGTTCGAACTTTTGAAATTCTGATTCTCAACTCTTTCTTACACATTTTAAATCACAAAGATACAAATtaaaatcttgatttttttcttgttttggaAGAGAGAGATTTAGATTTAATTATCCATCTCTAAAGCAGACCAACTTAGATTGTTATCCCAATCCATTTGCAGCTTCTTGCATCAATTGACATAACTGTGTCATTATTACAAAAATGTTTCTGATGCAGCTAGTCATGAAGAAGATTACTGCTTTTATAGCattaaatgttttggagcatgtgGATTGTACACATTAAAAGTGTTCATGGATTCAACCACTGACACAAAAGGAAACATGAGAGTGTTCGAGCTTTATGATGAGAGAGACACTGACTACCCACCCAACATCATTGACAGACAGTCTCATCAG contains:
- the LOC135582041 gene encoding uncharacterized protein LOC135582041 isoform X1, giving the protein MSGAPKVRSLNVSDSEARPVLVPGGNKARSMATARKPASKPPSKTESTEIVAAEGKKKASSPSADLPHFRSSFSAPSVIRRHEMLLQSNLSLNASCSSDASTDSFCSRASIGKIGRTSLTNKRRQSTPRIGKTLDKAEKNVSDDSAVPPPEVVQGKKKCAWVTPNTEPCYASFHDEEWGIPVHDDRKLFELLVLSGALAELTWPVILSKRHIFREVFLDFDPVAVSKLNEKKILVPGSTSSSLLSEPKLRAIIENARQILKITDEFGSFDKYCWSFVNYKPIVSKFRYPRQVPVKTPKADVISKDLVKRGFRSVGPTVIYSFMQSSGLTNDHLISCFRFQECVAAASPSADEANDAKRNINTKVEEKTDTGQELTVGIDLELSRAMDE
- the LOC104000138 gene encoding probable WRKY transcription factor 4 isoform X2 — translated: MDLLFALLDYTPFHYQQGQFAMTHQAVLATVTAQAQMQAQAACPSSSNSVTNSFPQPLLSTVSPMPLQQLPPQTPKKTPGDVYNWRKYGQKQVKSSDNARSYYRCTDSNCSAKKKVEHCPDGTVVEVIYRGKHNHDPPQKHRYTRDRGAQSSGPPVENESLDNPSTEPDESDPSTCKAEQNSNNETPKQQLYCSSDCEFDAGTKSEEDIAEEPDPKRRLSENSKSSSAPILKTIREYIVQTEIDVRHLSDGYKWRKYGQKMVKGNHNPRSYYRCTHSGCPVRKHVERVSHDAKALLITYEGEHNHDQPTSKPAGDTPLTTSQSNVAAGMSSEQLSTSNSLSVEQSSKESCQNIVVEEVAGDKKLELGGNGALESAQALLSIGFSSSSTEGTGRNNSESMKSPILTENRAAASVQNT
- the LOC135582041 gene encoding uncharacterized protein LOC135582041 isoform X2, producing MSGAPKVRSLNVSDSEARPVLVPGGNKARSMATARKPASKPPSKTESTEIVAAEGKKKASSPSADLPHFRSSFSAPSVIRSRASIGKIGRTSLTNKRRQSTPRIGKTLDKAEKNVSDDSAVPPPEVVQGKKKCAWVTPNTEPCYASFHDEEWGIPVHDDRKLFELLVLSGALAELTWPVILSKRHIFREVFLDFDPVAVSKLNEKKILVPGSTSSSLLSEPKLRAIIENARQILKITDEFGSFDKYCWSFVNYKPIVSKFRYPRQVPVKTPKADVISKDLVKRGFRSVGPTVIYSFMQSSGLTNDHLISCFRFQECVAAASPSADEANDAKRNINTKVEEKTDTGQELTVGIDLELSRAMDE
- the LOC104000138 gene encoding probable WRKY transcription factor 4 isoform X1; its protein translation is MAEEKASLAGTESARASSSSVEEEHSLPDPVAAVEGGGPEASPSPSPSPANADGRSFSQLLAGAMASPAASPRPAPIVTVPVVAVPCFLAPAALVESQGFSGQFAMTHQAVLATVTAQAQMQAQAACPSSSNSVTNSFPQPLLSTVSPMPLQQLPPQTPKKTPGDVYNWRKYGQKQVKSSDNARSYYRCTDSNCSAKKKVEHCPDGTVVEVIYRGKHNHDPPQKHRYTRDRGAQSSGPPVENESLDNPSTEPDESDPSTCKAEQNSNNETPKQQLYCSSDCEFDAGTKSEEDIAEEPDPKRRLSENSKSSSAPILKTIREYIVQTEIDVRHLSDGYKWRKYGQKMVKGNHNPRSYYRCTHSGCPVRKHVERVSHDAKALLITYEGEHNHDQPTSKPAGDTPLTTSQSNVAAGMSSEQLSTSNSLSVEQSSKESCQNIVVEEVAGDKKLELGGNGALESAQALLSIGFSSSSTEGTGRNNSESMKSPILTENRAAASVQNT